The following proteins are encoded in a genomic region of Xanthomonas cassavae CFBP 4642:
- a CDS encoding IS30 family transposase produces MGTQYRHLGSEERALLQIELGNGMSINSIARRLNRSASTLSREIRRQGEPVYAATSAASNYRLRRRACVRRRRLVEGSALFQQVRDDLVLYRWSPQQIAAKLKAMHPDDPSQRVSHETIYAAIYAHPRGGLKKELVEALRQHKPTRGLRRTTAAKRTWVPEELRIVHRPEEVAQRLIPGHWEGDLIKGAFNRSCVGTLVERKTRFVVLCKMDGCTAQDALEGFTRQMKKLPRFLLGSLTYDRGTEMTCYPELMKRLNIDLWFADPHAPWQRGSNENTNGLLRQFMPKGADLSKASQEYLNNVADLMNARPRQTLGWKTPNQALEEEIAQFNSRVALAS; encoded by the coding sequence ATGGGCACACAGTACAGGCACCTGGGTTCCGAAGAACGCGCTTTGCTTCAAATTGAACTCGGTAACGGAATGAGCATCAACTCCATTGCAAGGCGACTCAATCGCAGTGCGTCCACCCTGTCGCGCGAGATAAGGCGACAGGGCGAACCTGTCTATGCGGCAACCAGCGCAGCCAGCAACTATCGGCTGCGCCGCAGAGCGTGCGTTCGAAGGCGCCGGCTTGTTGAAGGCAGTGCGCTCTTTCAGCAGGTGCGTGACGACTTGGTTCTGTATCGTTGGTCGCCCCAGCAAATTGCTGCCAAGCTCAAGGCCATGCATCCGGATGATCCAAGTCAACGCGTGAGTCACGAAACAATCTACGCCGCTATCTACGCGCATCCGCGTGGTGGTTTGAAGAAAGAGCTTGTGGAGGCGCTTCGTCAGCACAAGCCGACGCGAGGCTTGCGCCGTACAACCGCTGCCAAGCGCACGTGGGTGCCGGAGGAGCTGCGTATCGTCCATCGGCCTGAAGAGGTGGCGCAGCGCTTGATTCCTGGGCACTGGGAAGGCGACCTGATCAAAGGGGCTTTCAACCGCTCGTGCGTAGGCACGCTGGTGGAGCGAAAGACGCGCTTTGTGGTGCTGTGCAAGATGGATGGCTGTACTGCACAGGATGCGCTGGAGGGCTTCACGCGACAGATGAAGAAGCTGCCGCGTTTCCTACTGGGAAGCCTCACCTATGACCGCGGAACCGAGATGACGTGTTATCCAGAGCTGATGAAGCGGCTCAACATCGATCTTTGGTTCGCCGATCCACATGCGCCCTGGCAGCGCGGCAGCAATGAGAACACCAACGGCCTGCTGCGCCAGTTCATGCCAAAAGGCGCGGACTTGTCCAAGGCGAGCCAGGAGTATCTCAACAACGTCGCCGACCTGATGAACGCCCGGCCACGGCAGACGCTTGGCTGGAAGACGCCGAACCAGGCGCTGGAAGAAGAGATCGCTCAATTCAACTCACGTGTTGCACTTGCAAGTTGA
- a CDS encoding VOC family protein, whose translation MSDILVNIDVDDIEAAERFYCAAFALRPARRFGKDAVELIGASSRLYLLAKAAGTQAVSHADQPRCYERHWTPVHLDFVVDDLAHAVAQSIAAGATQEQAIRDNAWGRIAAMADPFGHGYCLIEFTAAGYDAVAS comes from the coding sequence ATGTCCGACATCCTCGTCAACATCGACGTCGACGATATCGAAGCTGCCGAACGCTTTTATTGCGCTGCCTTTGCACTTCGTCCCGCGCGCCGGTTCGGCAAGGACGCGGTTGAGCTGATTGGCGCTTCGTCCAGGCTCTATCTTCTGGCGAAGGCGGCAGGCACGCAGGCGGTCTCGCACGCGGATCAGCCAAGATGCTACGAACGCCACTGGACACCCGTCCACCTGGATTTCGTTGTCGACGACCTTGCGCATGCCGTCGCGCAGTCCATTGCCGCTGGAGCGACGCAAGAGCAGGCGATCCGCGACAACGCATGGGGCCGCATCGCTGCGATGGCAGACCCATTCGGGCATGGCTATTGCCTGATCGAGTTCACGGCGGCTGGCTACGACGCTGTGGCGTCCTGA
- a CDS encoding CsbD family protein: MDKNRIEGAAKQVKGSVKETVGRVTGNKSTELEGAAEKNVGKVQRKAGEVADKVRDASKQPRH, translated from the coding sequence ATGGATAAGAACCGTATCGAAGGTGCCGCCAAGCAGGTCAAGGGTTCGGTCAAGGAGACGGTTGGTCGCGTGACCGGCAACAAAAGCACCGAACTGGAAGGCGCCGCCGAGAAGAACGTCGGCAAGGTGCAGCGCAAGGCTGGCGAAGTGGCCGACAAGGTGCGCGACGCATCGAAGCAGCCGCGGCACTGA